TTTCCGCAAAAATTCTTTCTTCCTGTGGGTCCGCTTAGTTTACTTACGACCGGTAATGAGTAGTATGTAGCCGCAATTTTCCAACTGGGAAATTGACCTTAAAACAGGATGTCTACCTCAAGGGGTTTACGATGAACAACGCTCTGAAATTCGCCGCTCTGGCTCTGGCCGCTGCTATGGCCACTGGTTGCAGCACCGCTAACAAGGAAAGCGAAGCCCGCCTGACCGCTACCGAAGACGCCGCTGCCCGCGCTCAGGCTCGTGCTGACGAAGCCTACCGTCACGCTGACGAGGCTCTGGCCG
The window above is part of the Pseudomonas oryzihabitans genome. Proteins encoded here:
- a CDS encoding Lpp/OprI family alanine-zipper lipoprotein translates to MNNALKFAALALAAAMATGCSTANKESEARLTATEDAAARAQARADEAYRHADEALAAAQKAQQTADEANERALRMLEKASRK